In Streptomyces chartreusis NRRL 3882, the following are encoded in one genomic region:
- a CDS encoding FAD-dependent oxidoreductase, which produces MLRVAVVGSGPSGCYTAQSLVQQDPEVRVDVLDRLPCPYGLVRYGVAPDHEKIKSLQNNLRTILEHDRVRFLGGVHAGPGGVPVTRLRELYHAVVYCVGAATDRHLGIPGEDLPGSWSATQFVSWYSAHPDAVDAGFLRDARSAVVIGVGNVAVDVTRMLARGLAELSPTDMPQAALTTLAASRVTEIHMVGRRGPSQARFTTKELRELGTLPETDVTVDPAELALDPGYADPSTLPAPQRRNVEVLRGWSETPPSGAPRRIRPRFFLRPVELLAEQGHVGAVRFERTAPDGHGGVAGTGRFEDIEAQLVLRSVGYRGVPLEGLPFDADSGTVPNLAGRVLREGVVTPGEYVAGWIKRGPTGVIGTNRPCAKETATSLLEDAPVLIHKDVPEDPLAALRAAGADPIEWTGWQSIEQAEAVLGASLGRNVVKLPDWQSLMTAAHGDVG; this is translated from the coding sequence GTGCTGCGAGTCGCCGTCGTAGGCTCCGGGCCGAGCGGGTGCTACACCGCCCAGAGCCTGGTCCAGCAGGACCCCGAGGTGCGCGTCGACGTCCTGGACCGGCTGCCGTGCCCGTACGGCCTGGTCCGCTACGGCGTGGCCCCGGACCACGAGAAGATCAAGTCGCTCCAGAACAACCTGCGCACGATCCTGGAGCACGACCGGGTCCGGTTCCTCGGAGGCGTCCATGCCGGCCCCGGTGGCGTGCCGGTCACCCGGCTGCGGGAGCTCTACCACGCGGTCGTGTACTGCGTGGGCGCCGCCACCGACCGGCATCTCGGCATCCCCGGGGAGGACCTGCCGGGCAGCTGGTCGGCGACACAGTTCGTGTCCTGGTACAGCGCCCACCCGGACGCCGTGGACGCCGGGTTCCTGCGCGACGCCCGGTCGGCCGTGGTGATCGGCGTGGGGAACGTCGCCGTGGACGTCACCCGGATGCTGGCCCGCGGCCTGGCCGAGCTCAGCCCGACCGACATGCCTCAGGCGGCCCTGACGACACTGGCGGCGAGCCGGGTGACCGAGATCCACATGGTGGGCCGGCGCGGCCCGTCGCAGGCCCGCTTCACCACCAAGGAACTGCGCGAGCTGGGCACCCTCCCGGAGACCGACGTCACCGTGGACCCGGCGGAGCTGGCCCTGGACCCCGGATACGCCGACCCGTCCACCCTGCCCGCCCCGCAGCGCCGCAACGTGGAGGTACTGCGCGGCTGGTCCGAGACACCGCCGAGCGGCGCCCCGCGCCGGATCCGGCCGCGCTTCTTCCTCCGCCCGGTCGAACTGCTCGCAGAGCAGGGCCACGTGGGTGCGGTGCGCTTCGAGCGGACGGCGCCGGACGGGCACGGCGGCGTGGCGGGCACGGGTCGGTTCGAGGACATCGAGGCCCAGCTGGTGCTGCGCTCGGTGGGTTATCGCGGGGTGCCGCTGGAGGGGCTGCCGTTCGACGCGGACAGCGGCACGGTGCCGAATCTGGCCGGGCGCGTCCTGCGCGAGGGCGTCGTCACACCGGGCGAGTACGTGGCCGGCTGGATCAAGCGGGGCCCGACAGGCGTCATCGGCACGAACCGCCCCTGCGCGAAGGAGACGGCGACGTCCCTGCTGGAGGACGCCCCGGTCCTCATCCACAAGGACGTCCCCGAGGACCCGCTCGCGGCACTGCGCGCAGCGGGAGCCGACCCGATCGAGTGGACGGGCTGGCAGTCGATCGAACAGGCAGAGGCAGTGCTGGGAGCGTCACTCGGCAGGAACGTGGTGAAGCTTCCGGACTGGCAGTCCCTCATGACCGCCGCGCACGGCGACGTGGGTTAG
- a CDS encoding DUF6214 family protein: MSVRPAWEVRENENATRWFDVRLAFTDGAHVEALAVVAGGCVGVEDVRAQPALSLDDLAVLADWIEDSLAEACDAGAGTAPGGRAGQGRRARPAWPRGAQGRWLVAQEYRAAQQDGADPVLAVMCATGHSRRTSLRLIGQARDAGLLAPRRARR; this comes from the coding sequence GTGTCCGTGCGGCCCGCGTGGGAGGTGCGGGAGAACGAGAACGCCACGCGATGGTTCGACGTCCGGCTGGCCTTCACGGACGGCGCCCACGTCGAGGCACTGGCCGTCGTGGCCGGGGGATGCGTCGGCGTGGAGGACGTACGCGCACAGCCCGCGCTGTCCCTCGACGACCTGGCGGTGCTCGCCGACTGGATCGAGGACTCGCTGGCCGAGGCGTGCGACGCCGGTGCCGGGACGGCTCCCGGAGGCCGCGCAGGCCAGGGGCGGCGGGCCCGGCCGGCCTGGCCGCGCGGTGCGCAGGGGCGGTGGCTGGTGGCGCAGGAGTACCGCGCTGCCCAGCAGGACGGTGCAGATCCGGTCCTCGCCGTGATGTGCGCGACCGGACACAGCCGTCGGACGTCCCTCAGGCTGATCGGCCAGGCCCGGGACGCCGGGCTCCTGGCACCGCGCCGCGCCCGGCGCTGA
- a CDS encoding DUF305 domain-containing protein produces MLFRRASRTSVVATGLVALAVLMTGGCDSGPDRKPAAADGPAVIAPGEPGEPNRTLSAEEAGRRSENDSPNAADVSYARMMIEHHAQALVMTELAPQRAESAKVKRIAARIAAAQKPEIEAMKGWLKSYGKPLEAERHEHSVMPGMATEAQLKKLRAADGRAFDQLFLTLMTTHHQGAITMATDVKGQGNNIRIEEMADEVIAQQTSEITRMRDMLQRTLAAPGAGPFSAGRGAVPGARRPGPGRSA; encoded by the coding sequence GTGCTCTTCCGCCGCGCGTCCCGTACGTCCGTCGTCGCGACGGGGCTGGTCGCCCTGGCCGTGCTCATGACCGGGGGCTGCGACTCCGGCCCGGACCGGAAGCCTGCCGCGGCGGACGGGCCCGCCGTGATCGCACCGGGCGAGCCCGGCGAGCCGAACCGCACCCTGTCCGCCGAGGAGGCCGGCCGGCGCTCGGAGAACGACTCCCCCAACGCGGCGGACGTCTCCTACGCCCGCATGATGATCGAACACCACGCCCAGGCCCTGGTGATGACCGAACTCGCCCCGCAGCGCGCCGAGTCGGCGAAGGTGAAACGGATCGCCGCTCGGATCGCCGCCGCCCAGAAGCCGGAGATCGAGGCCATGAAGGGCTGGTTGAAGTCGTACGGCAAGCCGCTGGAGGCGGAGCGGCACGAGCACTCCGTGATGCCCGGCATGGCGACCGAGGCACAGCTGAAGAAGCTCCGAGCGGCCGACGGGAGGGCGTTCGACCAGCTCTTCCTGACGCTGATGACGACCCATCACCAGGGCGCGATCACGATGGCCACCGACGTGAAGGGGCAGGGCAACAACATCCGTATCGAGGAGATGGCCGACGAGGTGATCGCCCAGCAGACGAGCGAGATCACACGGATGCGGGACATGCTCCAGCGGACTCTGGCGGCACCCGGCGCCGGCCCGTTCAGCGCCGGGCGCGGCGCGGTGCCAGGAGCCCGGCGTCCCGGGCCTGGCCGATCAGCCTGA